The window AATTCGGAATACAAAAACAGGCTTCCGATAATAGCCGAAGATTTAGGAGTAATTACCGATGAGGTAATACGGCTAAGAGACGATTTTAATTTTCCCGGAATGAAGATTTTACAATTCGCCTTTGATGTAAATGAAAAACAAAGAGGAAAACTTTTAAACCCGTATTTACCGCATAATATGCCGGCAAATTGTATCGCTTACACAGGCACTCACGACAATGACACTCTCATAGGCTGGATTGAAAATTCTTCCGAAGAACAGCTTGCCCTCGTTTATTCTTATATTACGGGAATTCCGGTTGACGGTGAATTATACGGAAAATTAAAAAGCGATGATATTAAAAAAGAGCTGTGCAGCGCTATGGTAAAACTTTGTTTTTCCTCCCCGGCCGAACTTGCAATTGTACAAATGCAGGATATTCTGCTTGCAGGAAAAGAAGCGAGAATGAATTCTCCCAATACATTGGGAATAAATTGGCAATGGCGTATGGAAAGCTATTACTGCACAAACGGAATCACGGATAAACTGATATTTTGGAATATGCTGTACGGAAGAGATTAATCTTCTTAAAAACTCTTATATTTTAAATTTTTTGTAAAGTTATCGGGCACCTTGATTTTTTTAAGGTGCTCTATTTATAAATAAATAATTCGGACTTTACATATCCTAACATATATGTTATAATTAACCTACAAAATGTTTAGGAGGGCTTAATTTATGAAAGAAGAGATTAAAACTCACGGAATTTTAAGCAATATCCTGTTTTATGCAAAAATATGGGTTAAGGTTTTCCCTATAGGTCTTATTATTCTTACAGCTTCCGTCCCGCTGCGTATTCTGCAAATTTACGAAACCATACGAATCCCCCGTATTATTATTGCGGGAATTGAAACCTCCTCCGAGCCTAAAACCGTTCTTATGTCCGTTATATTTGCGGCCCTAATTATTACCGCTTTAAAAATAATTTTACAAGTATTTGAAACTTCGATGATGGCATTAGGCTCAAGACCTCTTTTTTATCTTTATACCGTACCGATAAACGAAAAAATGTTTAATATGCGCTATCAAACCCTAATTTCGGAAGAAGTACAAACAAAGTTAATAAAAGTAAAAAATATTGTAATGAGCGGAAGTAACGGAGGTCCCTTCCATTTTTTAGCATTTAATCTTTCATTTTTTTTAACCGCCGTAACGGGCTTAATTATATTCAGCCCCGGCATTATTAAAATCGACATTATTCTCCTAATCATAATATTAGTATCCGGCTTATTTAACTTACTTTACGGAATATATACGGGAAAATACACACGTAAAAATATGAATGACAGAGCGGCGGATGAAAAAAAAGAAAACTATATTATTCAAACCGCTGAGGACAAACTTTTTTCCAAAGATATCAGAATGTACAATATGAAAAGCTGGCTTATTGAAAATTTTAAAACATACCATGAAAAGCATTCCGCATATTTAAAAAAAGAAACTCTCGTTAAAATAGGAGGAAAGATTTTAAATGCGCTAACCGTATTTACCCGCGATATTTTTGCATACATTTATTTAATTTATAAATTAAGTACCGGAGTAATCGCAATTTCCGAGTTTGTTTTTCTCATTGCACTTGTTATGGAATTTTCAAAATGGATGGACGCAATTGTTTTACAAATAAACAATTTAATTGTTTTCAGCGCTCAAGCCGACCACATAAGAGATTTCCTTGAAACCAAAGATAAATATTCGGAAGGCTCCTTACTTGAAAATGCCGTAAGCGGAAAACCTTCCATCGAATTCAACAACATCTCTTACCGCTATTCCGAAAAAAGCGCTTGGATTTTTAAAAACTTTAATTTAAAAATAAATCCGGGCGAAAAACTTGCTCTTGTAGGAGTCAACGGTGCGGGAAAAACAACTTTAATGCATCTTTTAATGGGTTTACTTGAACCTGTAGAAGGGGAAATTTTAATTGACGGAAAACCGGCATCGTCTTTTAAAAAAACGGAATACTACAGTTTATTTTCACCGGTATTTCAGGATATAAATATTTTCCCCGAAACAATTTCGGCAAATATCGCCGGCAGTGAAACCTTTGACGAACAAAAATTAAACGATGCAATTATAACGAGCGGTTTAGCCGAAACCGTTAAATCTCTTCCCCACGGCAAAGAAACTTTTCTTATTAAAACAAGCCGGGACGAGGCGATAGACTTATCCGGAGGTCAAAACCAAAGAATGCTCCTTGCACGCGCATTGTACAAAAACGCCAAGATAAATATTCTTGATGAACCTACAGCGGCTCTCGACCCGATTGCGGAAAGCCGTATCTATGAAGAATACGACTCTATGAGCAAAGATAAAACCTCCATTTTTATTTCACACCGTTTAGCTTCCACAAGATTTTGTAACCGTATTATATTTTTGGAATACGGGAAAATTATAGAAGAAGGCTCTCATGACGAATTGATGAGCCGGAGCTCAAAATACCGCGAAATGTATGAAATCCAAAGCAAATATTACCAAGAAGAAAAAGAAGAATTAAAAGGAGAAAATAATGATAATTAAGCGTTTTTTTAAAATGATTGTTTATTGCGAAACAACGGAGAAAATGTGTTTATTAAACAGTATCTTTTTTTACCTTATCGAAGCCGTACGCCCTTTTTTTATATTGTATTTATCAAAGATAATTATCGAAGCTGTTATACAAAAAACCGCAATGGAAAAAATTTTACCCGATACCGTATTCCTATTGGCGGCATTTATGCTCTTATCCGTTATTTCAGGAATTTTTGAAAACAGAGCGGAATACAGACTAAAACGTTTTTTAAAAAAACATAATATGAAAAAAGCCTTAAACCTTTTAAATTTAAATTATGAATTTACCGAAAAAAACAAATTACAAAATGAGCTTACTTCAATTAAACAACTTGAAAGATTTTTAGTATTTTATCCCAACGATTTTATTAAAAAAACGGGAATGCTTATAGGAGGAATTACCGGCGCGGGAGTCGCCCTTTATTTTGCAAAAAAACTTTTTAACGGTCAGGGCTTCGGAAATATTTCCGGCTTTGCAATCAATATTATCTTTTTAGTCATACTTATAACTTCTTCTATAATTACTTTTTTTTCGGCAAACTATATTTACAAAAAATTCGGAGAACATATTTCAGAAAAAACAAAAAAAACTTACCGTTATCTAAATACCTTTCTTACTTTAATTTACGATTATAAAACGGGAAAAGATATCAGACTTTACAATAACGACTTAGCTAAAAACTACAGCTTAAAATATCAGGCAATACAAAAAACTTCACACAACTTTATGGCTAAGTTTTTTTCAATAACGATAGGCGCGGAAAAAATTTTGGATGGGGCAATATTTTGTATCGTAGTTTTATTTGTAGGTGTAAAAGCCTTATACGGCTCCATTCCGTTAAGCGAAGTTTTCTTTTACATAGGCGTTTTAAATATTTTTTCATCTCAAATATACGAAGCTTCGGACGCAATAAACACAATTATTCCATCCGATAAATACAGAAAAATGCTTTTTAATTTTTACAATTTAAAAAATACAAAACCGGACGGAACCGTCATTCCCGAAAAAGAAAACGGTCTTTTATTCGAATTTAAAAATGTAAGTTTTAAATATCCCGACACTGAAAAATATGTTATTAAAAATCTCAATTTAACCTTAGATTTTAGAAAAAAACTTGCTCTTGTAGGAAAAAACGGCTCGGGAAAAAGTACCATTGTTAAACTTTTAATACGTTTATATGACCCGACGGAAGGCGAAATACTTTTAAACGGGATAAATATAAAAGAATATAATTATGAAGAATATATTAAAATTTTTTCAGTAGTGTTTCAGGACTTTAAATTACTTGCACTTACTGCCGGACAAAATATTGCAAGTGCGAATGAATATGATAAAGAACGTGCAACCGACGCCTTATTAAAAACGGGAATGAAAAAATTTTATGAAAAACACGGTCTTGACTCTTATTTATACCAAAACTTTGAAACGAACGGTATAGAAATTTCAGGCGGCGAAGCTCAAAAAATTGCAATGGCGCGGGCTATATACCATCAAGGAGATGTGTTTATTTTAGACGAACCGACCGCAGCCTTGGACCCTATTTCGGAAGCGGAAATTTATATGCACTTTGACGGCATAACGCTGAACAATACGGCGGTTTATATTTCCCATAGATTATCCTCGTGCAAATTTTGCGACAGAATTGCCGTTATGGATAACGGAAAACTGATTCAATACGGAAAGCATGATGAGCTTGTCGCCGACACAAGCGGAAAATATTATGAGCTATGGAATGCACAGGCTAAATATTACCGTAAATAAAAAGGCCGCCTTAAATTTTATGTCTTATAATCTTAAAGGTACAACCGTTATACATAATCGGGCAAATCAATACGGAATTCCTTAAATTACAGGTCTTTTCCCACTTGAATATATTTTAAATTTATGGTAATATTTCACGTAGAACATACAGAATATCCTTTAATTGCGGAGTCGTTCACACGGCTCCTTTTTTGTATACAAATCTTTTTTTTGGAGAAAAGAATTGGAATTTATTTTAAAAAAAGACATTCCGTATTTTTCAGATTGCGAACCGCTTGTAGAAAATTCGGGGTTTAAACTTGTAGATTTAAATGTTTTCAAAAGGCAAGACAGTTGGCAGGTAAAAGCGGTTATTAAGGGCGAAAAAGGCGTAAGCGTAAAGGATTGCGCTTCAATACATCGAATTTTACAAGCCCGTCTTGAAGCTATACTTTCATCTCAAGATGTTGTAATGGAAGTAAGCTCACCAGGAATAAACAGAGTTATAAAACGGTCTACCGAACTGTTTGCATTTAAAGGCGAACAGGCCGAGATT is drawn from Treponema pedis and contains these coding sequences:
- a CDS encoding ABC transporter ATP-binding protein, which gives rise to MKEEIKTHGILSNILFYAKIWVKVFPIGLIILTASVPLRILQIYETIRIPRIIIAGIETSSEPKTVLMSVIFAALIITALKIILQVFETSMMALGSRPLFYLYTVPINEKMFNMRYQTLISEEVQTKLIKVKNIVMSGSNGGPFHFLAFNLSFFLTAVTGLIIFSPGIIKIDIILLIIILVSGLFNLLYGIYTGKYTRKNMNDRAADEKKENYIIQTAEDKLFSKDIRMYNMKSWLIENFKTYHEKHSAYLKKETLVKIGGKILNALTVFTRDIFAYIYLIYKLSTGVIAISEFVFLIALVMEFSKWMDAIVLQINNLIVFSAQADHIRDFLETKDKYSEGSLLENAVSGKPSIEFNNISYRYSEKSAWIFKNFNLKINPGEKLALVGVNGAGKTTLMHLLMGLLEPVEGEILIDGKPASSFKKTEYYSLFSPVFQDINIFPETISANIAGSETFDEQKLNDAIITSGLAETVKSLPHGKETFLIKTSRDEAIDLSGGQNQRMLLARALYKNAKINILDEPTAALDPIAESRIYEEYDSMSKDKTSIFISHRLASTRFCNRIIFLEYGKIIEEGSHDELMSRSSKYREMYEIQSKYYQEEKEELKGENNDN
- a CDS encoding ABC transporter ATP-binding protein, with the protein product MIIKRFFKMIVYCETTEKMCLLNSIFFYLIEAVRPFFILYLSKIIIEAVIQKTAMEKILPDTVFLLAAFMLLSVISGIFENRAEYRLKRFLKKHNMKKALNLLNLNYEFTEKNKLQNELTSIKQLERFLVFYPNDFIKKTGMLIGGITGAGVALYFAKKLFNGQGFGNISGFAINIIFLVILITSSIITFFSANYIYKKFGEHISEKTKKTYRYLNTFLTLIYDYKTGKDIRLYNNDLAKNYSLKYQAIQKTSHNFMAKFFSITIGAEKILDGAIFCIVVLFVGVKALYGSIPLSEVFFYIGVLNIFSSQIYEASDAINTIIPSDKYRKMLFNFYNLKNTKPDGTVIPEKENGLLFEFKNVSFKYPDTEKYVIKNLNLTLDFRKKLALVGKNGSGKSTIVKLLIRLYDPTEGEILLNGINIKEYNYEEYIKIFSVVFQDFKLLALTAGQNIASANEYDKERATDALLKTGMKKFYEKHGLDSYLYQNFETNGIEISGGEAQKIAMARAIYHQGDVFILDEPTAALDPISEAEIYMHFDGITLNNTAVYISHRLSSCKFCDRIAVMDNGKLIQYGKHDELVADTSGKYYELWNAQAKYYRK
- the rimP gene encoding ribosome maturation factor RimP, coding for MEFILKKDIPYFSDCEPLVENSGFKLVDLNVFKRQDSWQVKAVIKGEKGVSVKDCASIHRILQARLEAILSSQDVVMEVSSPGINRVIKRSTELFAFKGEQAEIWDSAITEWRRGILKEVTEKNVTLTVNDTDIVIPYENIKKARCNL